The following coding sequences lie in one Microvirga sp. 17 mud 1-3 genomic window:
- a CDS encoding metallophosphoesterase codes for MKIAVLSDIHGNVLALDAVLADLDRRRPDHVVDLGDCVSGPLWPRETLERLDAHGALTIRGNHERQLATLPGDEMGPSDLFAQAVLNGNQIGRLGSLPATAWVTPEILACHGTPQDDNTFLIDAVEGGRLVRGHTPAIADRLGDVTARLVLCGHSHRPDLVRLPNGTLVLNPGSIGCPAVEVSTEPLIVTESGTPHARYVMLDLQPDGQIHAEFIAIPYDHEKAAARADANGRADWAYGLRTGLMPRA; via the coding sequence ATGAAGATTGCGGTTCTGTCCGACATTCACGGCAACGTCCTGGCGCTCGACGCCGTCCTGGCGGATCTCGACCGGCGCAGGCCCGACCACGTCGTCGACCTCGGCGACTGCGTGTCCGGTCCGCTCTGGCCTCGCGAGACCCTGGAGCGCCTCGATGCGCACGGCGCCCTCACGATCCGCGGCAACCACGAACGACAGCTCGCGACCCTTCCGGGGGATGAGATGGGTCCGTCGGACCTCTTCGCACAAGCCGTTCTCAATGGGAATCAGATCGGGCGGCTGGGAAGCCTTCCGGCGACGGCCTGGGTCACGCCGGAGATTCTCGCCTGTCACGGCACGCCGCAGGACGACAATACCTTCCTGATCGATGCCGTCGAGGGCGGGCGCCTCGTCCGCGGCCATACGCCCGCCATTGCGGACCGTCTCGGCGACGTCACGGCCCGGTTGGTCCTCTGCGGGCACAGCCACCGGCCGGACCTGGTGCGTCTGCCGAACGGCACGCTCGTCCTCAATCCGGGCAGCATCGGATGCCCGGCCGTCGAGGTATCGACCGAACCGCTCATCGTGACGGAATCCGGCACGCCGCATGCCCGCTATGTCATGCTCGACCTGCAGCCGGATGGCCAGATCCACGCGGAGTTCATCGCCATCCCGTACGATCATGAGAAAGCCGCTGCCCGCGCGGACGCGAATGGACGGGCTGACTGGGCGTACGGGTTGAGAACGGGACTGATGCCTCGCGCGTAG
- a CDS encoding DegQ family serine endoprotease: MIQAMNALAPSGTGRLSRLLAASCFAVALSVTSAVPMAAQARSAPESFADLAEEVTGAVVNISASTTVEAKNRTLPQLPPGTPFEDLFEEFFNRRGQGNGDSPLRQRKSNSLGSGFVIDPSGIVVTNNHVIGDANDISVIFPDGTRLKAEIVGKDSKVDLAVLKVKSDKPLKAVKFGDSDSLRPGDWVMAIGNPFGLGGSVTAGIVSARGRNIDSGPYDNYIQTDAAINKGNSGGPLFNMNGEVVGINTAILSPTGGSVGIGFAVPASTAAPVIDQLRQFGETRRGWLGVRIQSVDDATAEALGLGAARGALIAGVDDKGPAKPAGLDVGDVIVRFDGKDVKDSRDLPRIVASTPVGKSVDVAVIRKGKEENKKVTLGRLEDGEKQANLQQPSTDTPTATKQALGLEMSGITDDLRRRYGLKDDQKGVVITRVDPNSAASDKRIQPGEVIVEVGQEPVSTPADVTKRVEAIKGQGRKSVLLLVANTQGEVRFVALSIE; the protein is encoded by the coding sequence ATGATTCAAGCCATGAACGCGCTGGCACCGTCCGGGACGGGGCGGCTGTCCCGCCTGCTGGCGGCGTCCTGCTTCGCCGTCGCGCTTTCCGTTACGTCCGCGGTCCCGATGGCGGCACAGGCCCGTTCCGCACCGGAATCCTTCGCCGACCTTGCCGAAGAGGTCACGGGCGCCGTCGTCAACATTTCGGCCTCCACCACGGTCGAGGCCAAGAACCGCACCCTGCCGCAGCTGCCGCCGGGCACTCCCTTCGAGGATCTTTTCGAGGAGTTCTTCAACCGTCGCGGCCAGGGCAATGGGGACAGCCCCCTGCGCCAGCGCAAGTCCAACTCCCTGGGCTCCGGCTTCGTGATCGATCCTTCCGGAATCGTGGTGACCAACAACCACGTGATCGGCGATGCCAACGACATCAGCGTGATCTTCCCCGACGGAACGCGCCTCAAGGCCGAGATCGTCGGCAAGGACTCGAAGGTCGACCTCGCGGTCCTCAAAGTGAAGTCCGACAAGCCCCTCAAGGCGGTCAAGTTCGGAGATTCGGATAGCCTTCGGCCGGGCGACTGGGTGATGGCGATCGGCAATCCCTTCGGCCTCGGCGGGTCGGTCACGGCCGGCATCGTGTCGGCCCGCGGCCGCAACATCGATTCCGGCCCTTACGACAACTACATCCAGACCGATGCGGCCATCAACAAGGGCAATTCGGGCGGTCCGCTCTTCAACATGAACGGCGAGGTGGTCGGCATCAACACGGCCATCCTGTCGCCCACGGGCGGCTCCGTCGGCATCGGCTTCGCGGTTCCGGCCTCCACGGCCGCGCCGGTCATCGACCAGCTCCGGCAGTTTGGCGAGACCCGCCGCGGCTGGCTCGGGGTGCGCATCCAGAGCGTCGACGACGCCACCGCCGAGGCGCTGGGTCTCGGGGCCGCACGCGGCGCGCTCATCGCCGGCGTGGACGACAAGGGCCCGGCCAAGCCTGCCGGCCTCGACGTGGGTGACGTGATCGTCCGCTTCGACGGCAAGGACGTGAAGGATTCCCGCGATCTGCCGCGCATCGTCGCCTCCACGCCGGTCGGCAAGTCCGTCGATGTGGCGGTGATCCGCAAGGGCAAGGAGGAAAACAAGAAGGTGACCCTCGGCCGCCTGGAGGATGGGGAGAAGCAGGCCAACCTGCAGCAGCCCTCCACCGATACGCCGACCGCCACCAAGCAGGCGCTCGGGCTCGAAATGTCGGGCATCACGGATGATCTGCGCCGCCGCTACGGCCTCAAGGACGACCAGAAGGGCGTCGTGATCACCCGCGTCGACCCGAACTCGGCCGCCTCCGACAAGCGGATCCAGCCGGGCGAGGTGATCGTCGAGGTGGGCCAGGAGCCGGTTTCCACTCCGGCCGACGTGACGAAGCGGGTCGAGGCCATCAAGGGCCAGGGCCGCAAGTCCGTTCTGCTCCTCGTGGCCAACACACAGGGCGAGGTCCGCTTCGTGGCCCTGTCCATCGAGTAA
- a CDS encoding DUF2065 domain-containing protein, with product MQDLVAALGLALVVEGILFAAFPDGMRRAMYEAAHSPSDRMRLVGILSAIGGLGIIWLIRQFG from the coding sequence ATGCAGGATCTCGTCGCAGCCCTCGGCCTCGCTCTCGTGGTCGAGGGCATTTTATTTGCGGCGTTCCCGGACGGCATGCGCCGCGCCATGTACGAGGCGGCGCACAGCCCGAGCGACCGGATGCGCCTGGTCGGCATCCTTTCGGCCATCGGGGGCCTGGGGATCATCTGGCTCATCCGGCAGTTCGGATGA